One part of the Truepera radiovictrix DSM 17093 genome encodes these proteins:
- a CDS encoding carbohydrate ABC transporter permease, giving the protein MTAGRSKLGSALLSALTLLLAFAMFFPILWMFLTSFKTEQLAIQFPPPLFFEPTLENWRVALLNSPFMQYLRNTIVITFFAIVLALALGIPTAYAMAFYQTKRTDSSLLWMMSTRMLPPAGVIVPLYVIFLRTNLLDTHLGLIILYAGMNFPLVVWMLRSFMLEVPYEVIEAARLDGANLWQEFGRVILPLLIPGLAATALLAMIFTWNEFFLAVNLTARDASPLSVYVSTFKAAQGNLFIAKMSAAATAAVIPVLVAGWVAQRQLVTGLTMGAIK; this is encoded by the coding sequence GTGACTGCCGGTCGCTCCAAACTGGGTAGCGCCCTTCTTTCGGCCCTAACCTTGCTGCTCGCTTTTGCCATGTTTTTCCCTATCCTCTGGATGTTTCTGACCTCTTTCAAGACCGAGCAACTTGCCATTCAGTTTCCGCCGCCGCTGTTTTTCGAGCCGACGCTCGAGAACTGGCGCGTCGCGCTCCTCAATTCGCCCTTCATGCAGTACCTCAGAAACACCATCGTCATCACTTTTTTCGCCATCGTGCTAGCGCTCGCCCTGGGTATCCCAACCGCTTACGCTATGGCCTTCTACCAGACCAAACGGACTGATTCGTCACTTTTGTGGATGATGTCGACGCGGATGTTACCGCCTGCTGGGGTCATCGTTCCCTTATACGTTATCTTCTTGCGGACAAACCTGCTCGACACACATCTAGGGCTCATCATCCTTTATGCGGGGATGAACTTTCCGCTCGTGGTGTGGATGCTGCGCTCGTTCATGCTCGAGGTCCCCTATGAGGTGATCGAGGCAGCGCGCTTAGATGGCGCCAACCTATGGCAAGAGTTCGGCCGTGTGATCCTGCCGCTCCTCATACCCGGCTTAGCTGCGACCGCTCTTTTAGCCATGATCTTTACCTGGAATGAGTTTTTCTTGGCTGTTAATCTGACTGCTCGCGACGCCTCGCCGCTTTCGGTCTACGTCTCGACGTTTAAAGCAGCGCAGGGCAATCTCTTTATCGCCAAGATGTCGGCTGCCGCAACCGCTGCCGTCATTCCCGTCTTAGTCGCCGGCTGGGTTGCGCAGCGACAACTCGTTACGGGACTCACCATGGGAGCCATTAAGTGA
- a CDS encoding zinc-dependent alcohol dehydrogenase family protein, translating into MIAAQVQAPLEAEVLEVQEPEIGPHEVLIEVKNAGICGTDLHIWHGSYALAKYPVVLGHEFSGVVAAVGREVKGFQVGERVTADPNLPCYSCIFCQRRQFNQCLNLEVLGVTRQGAFSRYVAAPESAVYPIGDLSFAEAALLEPLACVVWGLKQVQLQAGDTMLIFGAGPMGILMMQAVLRAGAASVVMVDKEAWRLNLARQLGATMTFAADALTPDVVHDLAPYGFDVVADATGVPKVIEQAFTYLRPGGKLWVFGVTSEGARVPFAPYEVFRKDLHIIGSFALNKTFYEAINLVHGGAIKLAPVISHILPLREFWQGLKVAEHDPARMKVQFAVDAT; encoded by the coding sequence GTGATCGCTGCTCAGGTGCAGGCACCTCTAGAGGCTGAGGTGCTCGAAGTCCAAGAACCCGAGATCGGTCCCCACGAGGTTCTTATCGAAGTCAAAAACGCCGGTATCTGCGGCACTGATCTTCACATTTGGCACGGCTCCTACGCGCTAGCAAAGTACCCCGTGGTGCTAGGACACGAATTCAGCGGGGTTGTGGCGGCCGTCGGTCGTGAGGTCAAAGGGTTTCAGGTTGGTGAGCGGGTCACCGCCGACCCAAACCTGCCCTGTTATAGCTGTATCTTTTGTCAACGGCGCCAGTTCAACCAGTGCCTCAACCTAGAGGTTTTAGGGGTTACGCGCCAGGGTGCTTTCTCCCGTTACGTCGCCGCGCCTGAAAGCGCGGTCTACCCCATCGGCGACCTCTCCTTCGCCGAAGCAGCCCTGCTAGAGCCGCTCGCCTGCGTGGTATGGGGGCTTAAGCAGGTGCAGCTGCAAGCGGGCGACACCATGCTCATCTTCGGGGCGGGGCCGATGGGCATCCTGATGATGCAGGCGGTTCTGCGCGCCGGCGCTGCATCAGTCGTCATGGTGGATAAAGAGGCTTGGCGCCTAAACTTAGCCCGACAGCTCGGTGCAACCATGACCTTTGCAGCGGATGCACTTACACCGGATGTTGTTCATGATCTCGCGCCATACGGGTTTGACGTCGTCGCCGACGCCACAGGGGTCCCAAAAGTTATCGAACAGGCGTTTACATATCTGAGACCTGGAGGAAAGCTCTGGGTCTTCGGTGTGACCTCCGAGGGAGCGCGAGTGCCCTTTGCCCCCTATGAGGTTTTTCGCAAGGACCTACACATCATCGGCTCGTTTGCGCTCAACAAAACCTTTTATGAGGCTATTAACCTCGTGCACGGAGGGGCGATAAAGCTCGCCCCCGTCATCTCTCATATCCTGCCGCTAAGGGAGTTTTGGCAGGGACTCAAAGTTGCCGAGCACGACCCTGCACGCATGAAAGTTCAGTTCGCTGTAGACGCAACGTAA
- a CDS encoding NAD(P)-dependent alcohol dehydrogenase, translated as MRAAVLHRARDLRLEEVPTPAYGSDDVLVRIKSVGICGSDVHYWRTGHIGDFVVKAPMILGHEVAGVVAAVGANVSALKVGDRVALEPGVPCRRCEWCKTGRYNLCPDVRFFATPPVDGALAEYAVSPADFAYKLPDALSLDAAALIEPLSVGIHACRRGGLTAGQSVFIAGAGPIGLTSLVAARAAGATEVVISDVRPHRLEVARKMGASHTFDAREDALAHVMEVTSGRGVDLAIECAGAEAALVSCLKAAKRGGTVVVVGLGDAADYTLPMVELAVKELDVKGIFRYVYTYPAAINLLASGRADVEAMITHRFPLDDLLTAFAYAEEGTDGAVKVMVEV; from the coding sequence ATGAGAGCAGCCGTCTTACATAGGGCCCGGGACCTGCGCCTCGAAGAGGTGCCCACCCCTGCCTACGGCTCCGACGACGTGTTGGTGAGGATCAAGTCGGTCGGTATCTGCGGCTCCGACGTCCACTACTGGCGCACGGGACACATCGGTGACTTCGTGGTGAAAGCGCCCATGATCCTCGGCCACGAGGTCGCGGGCGTCGTCGCGGCGGTCGGCGCGAACGTCAGCGCGCTCAAGGTGGGCGACCGGGTGGCCTTGGAGCCCGGCGTCCCCTGCCGCCGCTGCGAATGGTGCAAGACGGGCCGCTACAACCTCTGCCCCGACGTGCGCTTTTTCGCCACCCCACCGGTCGACGGGGCGCTCGCCGAGTACGCCGTCTCCCCCGCTGACTTCGCCTACAAGCTGCCCGACGCGCTCAGCCTCGACGCCGCAGCGCTTATCGAACCGCTCTCGGTCGGTATCCACGCCTGCCGGCGCGGGGGGCTCACGGCCGGGCAGAGCGTCTTTATCGCGGGCGCCGGCCCCATCGGGCTGACCTCGCTCGTGGCCGCCAGGGCGGCGGGGGCGACGGAGGTTGTGATCAGCGACGTGCGGCCGCACCGGCTGGAGGTCGCCCGCAAGATGGGGGCTAGCCACACCTTCGACGCTCGCGAAGACGCCCTTGCGCACGTCATGGAGGTCACCTCGGGGCGCGGCGTGGACCTCGCCATCGAGTGCGCGGGCGCCGAAGCGGCCCTCGTCAGCTGCCTAAAAGCGGCCAAGCGCGGCGGTACGGTCGTCGTGGTCGGTTTGGGCGACGCCGCCGACTACACCCTGCCGATGGTCGAGCTCGCGGTCAAGGAGCTCGACGTCAAGGGGATCTTCCGCTACGTCTACACCTACCCCGCGGCGATCAACCTGCTCGCCTCGGGCAGGGCGGACGTCGAGGCGATGATCACCCACCGCTTCCCTTTGGATGACCTCCTCACGGCCTTCGCGTACGCCGAAGAGGGCACCGACGGGGCGGTCAAGGTGATGGTCGAGGTCTAG
- a CDS encoding MGDG synthase family glycosyltransferase, protein MTSPSSPPLQLLIVSASIGGGHVAAARALEEAARARGLEPQHVDLLSYTPLGFRRLYRQTYFDLVRTAPDFVDWLGKRLDRRPREQRTRQERVMARLTQLISRSLLKLVRSSAPDVVLHTHFLPPAILHARRLRLPQAVVITDYAAHNLWLQPGIGRYFVASDEVAAHLQAVGVEAARVRVSGIPISGRFARAPSQAAARAALGLAPERDVLLLMAAGLSAGVLRGLLEQLATLRWPLTVVIICGRSHELVGVAERETARYRPHDAAQAVHFVVHGFTEEVPRYMAAADLLVGKPGGLTTSEALAMGLPFAVVNPYPLQEEANANFLLERGVGLRLEPLTVAPFKLRRFLEDPPRRAAMRAAARALARADAADAVISSLLEEPLAP, encoded by the coding sequence GTGACGTCGCCAAGCTCGCCACCGCTGCAGCTTTTGATCGTCTCCGCCTCCATAGGCGGCGGGCACGTCGCGGCGGCGCGGGCGCTCGAGGAGGCCGCGCGCGCGCGCGGCCTCGAGCCGCAGCACGTCGACCTGCTCTCCTACACCCCGCTGGGGTTCCGGCGGCTCTACCGGCAGACCTACTTCGACCTCGTGCGCACGGCGCCCGACTTCGTCGATTGGCTCGGCAAACGCCTCGACCGGCGGCCGCGCGAACAGCGCACCCGTCAGGAGCGGGTGATGGCGCGCCTTACCCAACTGATCTCGAGAAGCCTCCTCAAACTCGTGCGCAGCAGCGCCCCCGACGTGGTCTTGCACACCCACTTCCTGCCCCCCGCGATCTTGCACGCGCGGCGCCTGCGTCTCCCGCAAGCCGTCGTCATCACCGACTACGCCGCGCACAACCTCTGGCTCCAGCCGGGGATAGGGCGCTACTTCGTCGCCAGCGACGAGGTCGCGGCGCACCTGCAGGCGGTCGGCGTCGAGGCGGCGCGGGTGCGCGTCTCGGGTATCCCGATTAGCGGGCGCTTTGCGAGGGCCCCCTCGCAGGCGGCCGCGCGCGCCGCCCTCGGGCTCGCACCGGAGCGCGACGTGCTGCTGCTCATGGCCGCAGGGCTGAGCGCCGGGGTGCTGCGCGGGCTCCTCGAACAGCTCGCGACGCTCCGCTGGCCGCTCACGGTGGTCATCATCTGCGGGCGCTCGCACGAGCTCGTCGGGGTCGCCGAACGCGAAACGGCGCGTTACCGCCCGCACGACGCCGCGCAAGCCGTGCACTTCGTGGTTCACGGCTTTACCGAGGAGGTGCCGCGCTACATGGCGGCGGCTGACCTCTTGGTGGGCAAACCCGGCGGGCTCACCACCAGCGAGGCGCTCGCCATGGGGCTCCCCTTCGCCGTCGTCAACCCCTACCCGCTCCAGGAGGAGGCGAACGCCAACTTTTTGCTGGAGCGGGGGGTGGGGTTGCGGCTCGAGCCGCTGACGGTTGCCCCCTTTAAGCTGCGCCGCTTTCTCGAGGACCCGCCGCGCCGCGCGGCGATGCGCGCCGCCGCGCGCGCGCTCGCCCGAGCCGACGCGGCGGACGCGGTGATCAGCTCGCTGCTCGAGGAGCCCCTCGCCCCGTAG
- a CDS encoding PIG-L deacetylase family protein: MSHAPSATAPPSAPPAETERAELMLVVPHPDDEVFGCGGLFSRMADAGKPVVTVTLTRGGAGRTLGLCTQAELAAVRERELRAALAVLGVPHAYVFDYPDFVPDGERGLAAHAGLREVPDEAVLPRLVTLFKRHRPRSVVTFPPNGANGHPDHVVTHAWVVRALACYSEATGEHPALYFFANERPYQGAVREGFLDAETIRRLHLPPTHLVEVGPYIENKLRAMAQHETQARSVLAFMRLYPRRLLVEAFHRARPSYPDEEGARTVTWLT; the protein is encoded by the coding sequence ATGTCGCACGCTCCCTCCGCCACCGCGCCACCGAGCGCCCCCCCCGCCGAGACCGAACGCGCCGAGCTGATGCTCGTCGTGCCGCACCCCGACGACGAGGTGTTCGGCTGCGGGGGGCTCTTCTCACGCATGGCCGACGCGGGCAAGCCGGTTGTGACGGTGACCCTGACGCGCGGCGGCGCGGGGCGCACCCTGGGGCTCTGCACGCAGGCCGAGCTCGCCGCGGTGCGCGAACGCGAGCTGCGCGCGGCGCTCGCCGTGCTCGGGGTGCCGCACGCCTACGTGTTCGACTATCCCGACTTCGTCCCCGACGGGGAGCGGGGCCTAGCGGCCCACGCCGGGCTGCGCGAGGTCCCCGATGAAGCGGTGCTGCCGCGTTTGGTGACGCTCTTTAAGCGTCACCGACCACGCAGCGTCGTGACCTTTCCGCCCAACGGCGCCAACGGCCACCCCGACCACGTCGTGACCCACGCGTGGGTCGTGCGGGCGCTAGCGTGCTACAGTGAGGCTACCGGCGAGCACCCCGCGCTCTACTTTTTCGCCAACGAGCGCCCCTACCAGGGCGCGGTGCGCGAGGGCTTTTTGGACGCCGAGACGATCCGCCGGCTGCACCTGCCGCCGACGCACCTCGTCGAGGTCGGCCCCTACATCGAGAACAAGCTCCGCGCGATGGCCCAGCACGAGACGCAGGCGCGTAGCGTCCTGGCCTTTATGCGCCTCTACCCGCGGCGGCTGCTCGTCGAGGCGTTTCACCGCGCGCGTCCCAGCTACCCCGACGAGGAGGGCGCGCGCACGGTGACGTGGTTGACGTGA